The following proteins are co-located in the Mycolicibacterium goodii genome:
- the mshA gene encoding D-inositol-3-phosphate glycosyltransferase, with the protein MRLATDLETPRRVAVLSVHTSPLAQPGTGDAGGMNVYVLQTALHLARRGVEVEVFTRATASTDAPIVPVAPGVWVRNVVAGPFEGLDKNDLPTQLCAFTAGVLRAEATHEPGYYDIVHSHYWLSGQVGWLARDRWAVPLVHTAHTLAAVKNAALAEGDSPEPPLRAVGEQQVVDEADRLIVNTEVEAQQLVALHNADRSRIDVVHPGVDLDLFTPGPREAARAVLGLPAEGKIVAFIGRIQPLKAPDVLLRAAAKLPGVRVLIAGGPSGSGLAHPDNLVRLADELGIRDRVTFLPPQTREQLVNVYRAADLVAVPSYSESFGLVAVEAQACGTPVVAAAVGGLPVAVADGVSGALVDGHDPGDWADTISEVLDREPTALSRAAAEHAAQFSWAHTVDALLAGYGRAMNDYRARHPRPAARRPARRFSMRRGVRT; encoded by the coding sequence GTGCGTCTAGCAACAGACCTCGAGACTCCCCGCCGCGTGGCGGTGTTGTCCGTACACACCTCCCCGCTGGCCCAGCCGGGGACCGGTGACGCGGGCGGCATGAACGTCTACGTGCTGCAGACCGCGCTGCACCTGGCCCGGCGCGGCGTCGAGGTCGAGGTGTTCACCAGGGCCACAGCGTCCACCGACGCGCCGATCGTGCCGGTCGCCCCAGGGGTGTGGGTACGCAACGTCGTCGCAGGCCCGTTCGAAGGGCTCGACAAGAACGATCTGCCCACGCAGCTGTGCGCGTTCACCGCAGGCGTGCTGCGCGCCGAGGCCACCCACGAACCCGGCTACTACGACATCGTGCACTCCCACTACTGGCTGTCCGGTCAGGTCGGATGGCTCGCCCGCGACCGCTGGGCGGTACCGCTGGTGCACACCGCGCACACCCTGGCCGCGGTCAAGAACGCCGCACTCGCCGAGGGCGACTCACCCGAACCGCCGCTGCGCGCGGTCGGCGAGCAACAGGTGGTCGACGAGGCCGACCGGCTCATCGTCAACACCGAGGTCGAAGCGCAGCAACTGGTCGCACTACACAACGCCGACCGCTCCCGCATCGACGTCGTGCATCCCGGCGTCGACCTCGACCTGTTCACGCCCGGTCCGCGCGAGGCGGCCCGCGCGGTGCTCGGGTTGCCTGCCGAGGGCAAGATCGTGGCGTTCATCGGCCGTATCCAGCCGCTCAAGGCCCCCGATGTGCTGCTGCGCGCCGCCGCCAAACTGCCCGGCGTGCGCGTGCTGATCGCAGGCGGACCGTCGGGATCCGGACTGGCCCACCCCGACAACCTGGTTCGGCTCGCGGACGAACTGGGTATCCGCGACCGGGTGACCTTCCTCCCGCCCCAGACCCGCGAGCAACTGGTCAACGTCTACCGGGCCGCCGACCTGGTCGCGGTGCCCAGCTACTCCGAGTCGTTCGGCCTGGTCGCCGTCGAGGCGCAGGCCTGCGGCACGCCCGTCGTCGCCGCCGCCGTCGGCGGACTGCCGGTCGCGGTGGCCGACGGGGTCAGCGGCGCGCTGGTCGACGGTCACGACCCCGGCGACTGGGCCGACACGATCAGCGAGGTGCTCGACCGCGAACCCACCGCCCTGAGCCGCGCCGCCGCCGAGCACGCCGCCCAGTTCTCCTGGGCACACACCGTCGATGCGCTGCTCGCCGGCTACGGCCGGGCCATGAACGACTACCGGGCCCGCCACCCCAGACCGGCGGCGCGGCGTCCGGCACGCCGGTTCTCGATGCGCAGGGGAGTACGCACGTGA